One Apis cerana isolate GH-2021 linkage group LG16, AcerK_1.0, whole genome shotgun sequence DNA segment encodes these proteins:
- the LOC107993233 gene encoding cholecystokinin receptor-like isoform X4: MAVSDLLLGVFCMPFTLLGQVLKNFVFGITMCKLIPYFQAVSVSVGVWTLVAISLERYFAICRPLKSRRWQTQFHAYKMIAVVWTASLTWNAPILVVSRLKSIRDGRQKCREEWPSVGAERAYNLFLDGTLLLVPLIVMSLAYSLIAVKLWRGLRQEIRQSSNCQQRLERIESARATAKNSTYDKGDGGANTTVVLNACGASSRLRRGFPSSSHGYYHGSPQGVASRVRKIRVPRMKVSSVFGGKLKGSDFSNESRVQVRSNGNNCVSRDTKDSSNEEQQDSGCPFNRQHIIRSNYMGKSIEAKKKVIRMLFVIVLEFFVCWAPLHVINTWYLFAPDFVYSTVGSTGISLVQLLAYVSSCCNPITYCFMNRKFRQAFLGLFDCHRCWRVGCRNSDIAMASTRNAAQAGNNSELSGNESAVYLGKASLATRSEVVRLLEEEDRV; encoded by the exons cCGTGTCGGTGTCTGTCGGCGTATGGACACTGGTCGCCATCTCTTTGGAGCGTTACTTTGCCATCTGCAGGCCACTGAAGTCGAGAAGATGGCAAACACAGTTCCATGCTTATAAAATGATTGCCGTGGTTTGGACAGCCAGTCTTACGTGGAATGCGCCAATTCTTGTTGTTTCGCGATTAAAAAGTATACGCGATG GAAGACAAAAGTGCCGAGAGGAATGGCCGAGCGTTGGCGCCGAGCGAGCTTATAATCTTTTCTTAGACGGGACCCTGCTTTTAGTTCCCTTAATCGTGATGAGTCTGGCTTATTCTTTGATCGCAGTGAAACTTTGGAGAGGATTACGGCAGGAAATTCGTCAGTCGTCCAATTGTCAGCAACGTC TTGAGAGGATAGAATCGGCGAGGGCGACGGCGAAGAATTCCACGTATGACAAAGGTGATGGAGGGGCGAACACCACGGTCGTTCTCAATGCTTGCGGCGCATCCTCGAGATTAAGGCGAGGATTTCCCTCGTCCTCCCACGGATACTACCATGGCTCTCCTCAGGGAGTGGCGTCTAGGGTGAGAAAG ATACGCGTTCCGAGAATGAAAGTATCCAGTGTATTCGgtggaaaattaaaaggatCGGATTTTTCCAATGAATCGAGAGTGCAGGTTCGTAGCAATGGAAATAATTGTGTTTCGAGGGATACGAAAGATTCCTCCAACGAGGAGCAACAAGATTCGGGCTGTCCATTCAATAGGCAACACATTATACGAAGTAATTACATGGGCAAAAGTATCGAAGCCaagaaaaaa GTGATAAGGATGCTGTTCGTGATCGTGCTGGAATTTTTCGTCTGCTGGGCACCGTTGCACGTGATCAATACCTGGTATCTTTTCGCGCCAGATTTCGTGTATTCGACCGTCGGCAGCACGGGGATCAGCCTGGTACAATTACTTGCCTACGTGTCGAGTTGCTGCAATCCGATCACGTATTGCTTCATGAACAGAAAGTTTCGTCAAGCGTTCCTTGGCCTTTTCGATTGTCACCGTTGCTGGAG AGTAGGGTGCAGAAACAGCGATATCGCGATGGCGTCGACCAGAAATGCCGCCCAAGCGGGGAATAACAGCGAGCTAAGCGGGAACGAATCGGCAGTTTATCTTGGGAAAGCTTCCCTCGCCACCAGATCAG AAGTAGTACGGCtgttggaggaggaggaccgCGTCTAG